Proteins from a genomic interval of Candidatus Fermentibacter sp.:
- a CDS encoding HEAT repeat domain-containing protein: MPEDARTALDGLVRAAMNQKDIQSIMGSSISRMSQMDAAEAASVISALDSDCISSADRASLFLALLDFSALQSRLSTGALEPQALRSAMIPEDPHTAEAWARLEALQPGGRIYAMAKVSLLLEVYFLLNRELKDSSLEPEHSSGAAIALRVLADLKPGGPDLSLETAVFSQASQRLLTEVLEELDFIQRERGSWSYRLDDTSSTRLSQARNLLSYRSASATLSPLALTRAAENIVKRLGFIVRATGMYPSGHPAIAPSVEGFLEVLGSFFSTGPMVTLSAIGGELMVNDLQVRRRGGSVDSLLKDMSDRGVSSITFQNDTDAENVMRFSNVFNKAPVYIKEHGGLASLLERREVSSITVDQYHYALVSKDGTVMGGTAAPPEDTTLENIIFTELVDRLERGDTIRDLPDEELGMAFKKVIQESMSGVDKQRGLLASFVAALDPGILEKGILARREIQKEIAWSALRKIIRLRLGELDSTDEDVRLEATDRLLDLVITGIERNKDNTVVQIIDMISRRLPIETSPDTLYTSIILIGAACEALISRGRFSTAELAAESLEKTRALDLTMPELVSARRRALAEALRRIDTPEVGEKLVDSLLSYNEIVARQGETLAGKLVLRNMTTKLLDVFNEPDRHQRARAFRVLKKIGARVTPVLIGRLRRLQMAYETPREPETQRLMDEDWFVARNVIQILGELRLPESVETLRRLTGDPDERIREVALIAYYSADRVDAAVRAREMLRDASSQVASVAIELLGAELQRYPELTQDLKGAFNARPGLRRTVFAAFRKTPGIAPVRAFLVQGFQDPEGMPFGDADLAETALDILREGGRPEDGTALRAFLKTAAAKGLTRKRGAFRAVLSSLDTLARELEGRAADSQERPSSAQI; this comes from the coding sequence ATGCCTGAAGACGCGCGGACAGCGCTGGACGGGCTCGTCAGGGCTGCGATGAACCAGAAGGACATCCAGTCCATCATGGGGTCGTCCATCTCCAGGATGTCGCAGATGGATGCGGCGGAAGCCGCCTCTGTCATCTCAGCCCTCGACTCCGACTGCATCTCCTCGGCCGACAGGGCGTCGCTGTTCCTTGCGCTCCTCGACTTCTCCGCGCTGCAGTCCAGGCTCTCCACCGGGGCACTCGAGCCTCAGGCGCTCCGCTCGGCGATGATCCCCGAGGACCCGCACACGGCGGAAGCCTGGGCGAGGCTGGAGGCTCTGCAGCCCGGCGGCAGGATTTATGCAATGGCGAAGGTCTCCCTTCTCCTCGAGGTCTATTTCCTGCTCAACCGCGAACTGAAGGACTCGTCGCTCGAGCCGGAGCACTCGTCAGGGGCCGCGATCGCGCTCAGGGTGCTTGCCGATCTGAAGCCCGGAGGCCCCGACCTGTCCCTCGAGACCGCCGTGTTCTCCCAGGCCAGCCAGCGGCTGCTGACCGAGGTCCTCGAAGAACTCGACTTCATACAGCGGGAACGCGGCAGCTGGTCCTACAGGCTCGACGACACATCCTCCACGAGGCTCTCGCAGGCGAGGAACCTCCTCAGCTACCGGAGCGCATCGGCGACGCTGTCGCCCCTGGCCCTGACCAGGGCCGCCGAGAACATCGTCAAGAGGCTCGGCTTCATCGTGAGGGCCACCGGCATGTATCCCTCGGGACATCCCGCGATCGCGCCATCCGTCGAGGGATTCCTCGAAGTCCTGGGCAGTTTCTTCTCGACCGGCCCGATGGTCACCCTGAGCGCCATCGGCGGAGAACTGATGGTGAACGATCTCCAGGTCAGGCGCAGGGGAGGTTCGGTCGATTCGCTCCTGAAGGACATGTCCGACCGCGGTGTCAGCAGCATCACGTTCCAGAACGACACCGACGCCGAGAACGTGATGAGGTTCTCGAACGTCTTCAACAAGGCGCCGGTCTACATCAAGGAGCACGGCGGCCTGGCCTCTCTCCTCGAGAGGAGGGAGGTCTCCTCGATCACCGTCGACCAGTACCACTACGCCCTGGTGTCCAAGGACGGAACAGTGATGGGGGGGACGGCCGCCCCCCCCGAGGACACGACCCTCGAGAACATCATCTTCACCGAGCTCGTCGACAGGCTGGAGAGGGGGGACACGATAAGGGACCTCCCCGACGAGGAGCTCGGCATGGCCTTCAAGAAGGTCATCCAGGAGTCCATGAGCGGAGTGGACAAGCAGAGGGGGCTGCTGGCGAGCTTCGTCGCGGCGCTGGATCCGGGCATCCTCGAGAAGGGCATCCTGGCGAGACGGGAGATCCAGAAGGAGATCGCCTGGAGTGCGCTCAGGAAGATCATCAGGCTCCGCCTCGGCGAACTCGACAGCACCGACGAGGACGTCAGGCTCGAAGCCACCGACAGGCTCCTCGACCTCGTCATCACCGGCATCGAGCGGAACAAGGACAACACCGTCGTTCAGATCATCGACATGATCTCCAGGAGGCTGCCGATAGAGACTTCGCCTGACACCCTCTACACTTCGATCATCCTCATCGGCGCCGCCTGCGAGGCCCTGATCTCGCGGGGAAGATTCTCGACCGCCGAACTGGCGGCCGAGTCTCTCGAGAAGACCAGGGCCCTCGACCTCACGATGCCCGAGCTCGTTTCCGCGCGAAGAAGGGCGCTTGCAGAGGCTCTGAGGCGCATCGACACCCCGGAGGTCGGCGAAAAGCTGGTCGATTCTCTGCTGTCGTACAACGAGATAGTGGCCAGGCAGGGCGAGACCCTCGCGGGGAAACTCGTACTCCGCAACATGACGACGAAGCTGCTCGACGTCTTCAACGAGCCGGACAGGCATCAGCGCGCGAGAGCGTTCCGGGTCCTCAAGAAGATCGGCGCGAGGGTGACTCCCGTCCTCATCGGGAGGCTCAGGAGACTGCAGATGGCCTACGAGACTCCACGGGAGCCCGAAACCCAGAGGCTCATGGACGAGGACTGGTTCGTCGCGAGGAACGTGATCCAGATCCTCGGCGAGCTCAGGCTCCCCGAATCCGTCGAGACCCTGAGGAGGCTCACCGGCGATCCCGACGAGAGGATAAGGGAAGTCGCCCTCATCGCGTACTATTCCGCCGACAGGGTCGATGCGGCCGTCAGGGCCAGGGAGATGCTCAGGGATGCATCCTCCCAGGTGGCCTCGGTGGCCATAGAGCTACTGGGAGCCGAGCTGCAGAGATATCCGGAGCTGACGCAGGACCTCAAGGGAGCCTTCAACGCCAGGCCGGGCCTGCGGCGCACCGTGTTCGCCGCCTTCAGGAAGACGCCCGGGATCGCTCCCGTGAGGGCCTTCCTCGTACAGGGATTCCAGGATCCGGAGGGGATGCCCTTCGGGGATGCCGATCTCGCCGAGACGGCGCTCGATATCCTCCGGGAAGGCGGCAGGCCCGAGGATGGGACCGCCCTCAGGGCCTTCCTGAAGACTGCAGCGGCGAAGGGGCTGACGAGGAAGAGGGGGGCGTTCCGCGCCGTACTCTCATCTCTGGATACCCTTGCCAGGGAACTCGAGGGCAGGGCCGCCGACTCACAGGAAAGACCCTCCTCAGCCCAGATCTAG
- a CDS encoding ThiF family adenylyltransferase, whose amino-acid sequence MGVDGRFARTLEFFGPEAFERIRNSTVAVVGLGGVGSHAAVSLARNGVGGLIVVDSDVITESSLNRSPFACPSDVGCPKAELLARHLASACPGTVVVPLVLFLDQENTGAVLDRGPGLLIDSIDSLNPKVALLEACVTAGTPVVSSMGASRRMDPSKIVVDDISKTSVCPLARKVRSYLGRRGIRTGIRCVFSTEVPPVEAGPPDDSEMLERRGRIRRRLPGIGPLPGIFGYACAAEALRLIARPIDSAQRN is encoded by the coding sequence GTGGGCGTTGACGGAAGGTTCGCCAGGACTCTCGAGTTCTTCGGGCCGGAAGCCTTCGAGAGGATAAGGAATTCGACCGTCGCGGTGGTCGGTCTGGGCGGAGTGGGCAGCCACGCCGCCGTATCGCTCGCGCGGAACGGAGTCGGCGGGCTCATCGTCGTCGATTCGGACGTGATCACCGAGAGTTCGCTCAACAGGAGCCCCTTCGCCTGTCCGTCCGACGTCGGTTGTCCGAAGGCGGAGCTTCTGGCCCGCCATCTCGCATCGGCATGTCCGGGCACCGTGGTGGTCCCGCTCGTCCTGTTCCTGGATCAGGAGAACACCGGAGCGGTCCTGGATCGCGGGCCCGGCCTCCTGATCGACTCGATAGACTCGCTCAATCCGAAGGTCGCCCTGCTGGAGGCCTGCGTGACGGCTGGGACTCCCGTCGTGAGCAGCATGGGGGCATCCAGGAGGATGGACCCCTCGAAGATCGTGGTCGACGACATCTCGAAGACCAGCGTCTGCCCGCTCGCGAGGAAGGTGAGATCCTACCTCGGAAGGCGGGGGATCAGGACAGGCATCAGATGCGTCTTCTCGACCGAGGTCCCGCCCGTGGAGGCCGGCCCGCCGGACGACAGCGAGATGCTGGAGAGGAGGGGACGGATCCGGAGGCGCCTGCCGGGGATCGGGCCCCTGCCGGGGATCTTCGGATACGCCTGCGCCGCCGAGGCCCTCCGCCTCATTGCTCGTCCCATCGATTCCGCGCAGCGGAATTGA
- a CDS encoding TatD family hydrolase: MALYDTHCHLTVEPLASRMDCVIRRARDAGVDDILVPAVDRASWAAADALGGLEGIHVALGLHPWCASEGLDVSELREELDRLSCLAVGEIGLDWAEGCPPRAVQLGVLEPQLALACDLGLPVLLHCRRAFGDLHAVISGFLPGLRGVLHAFSRTPAEAEPFLEAGFLLAFGGAVTRPGARRAHASAAFVPQDMMLLETDAPSLGVEGIEPGGTEPMHVALVAGAVARIRGVTPESVAGTTAANARRLFGGR; the protein is encoded by the coding sequence GTGGCGCTCTACGACACCCACTGCCATCTGACCGTGGAACCGCTCGCATCCCGCATGGACTGCGTGATCCGGCGCGCCAGGGACGCCGGGGTGGACGACATCCTGGTGCCGGCCGTGGACAGGGCCTCGTGGGCCGCGGCTGATGCGCTCGGAGGGCTCGAGGGGATACACGTCGCCCTGGGCCTGCATCCCTGGTGCGCTTCGGAGGGTCTCGACGTTTCGGAGCTCCGCGAGGAGCTGGATCGCCTGTCGTGCCTTGCCGTGGGCGAGATCGGGCTCGACTGGGCCGAGGGATGCCCGCCCAGGGCCGTGCAGCTGGGCGTGCTCGAACCGCAGCTCGCGCTGGCGTGCGATCTCGGCCTGCCCGTGCTGCTCCACTGCAGGAGGGCCTTCGGCGACCTCCATGCCGTCATCTCGGGCTTCCTGCCCGGACTCAGGGGTGTTCTTCACGCGTTCTCGAGGACTCCCGCGGAAGCGGAGCCGTTCCTCGAGGCCGGGTTCCTCCTCGCCTTCGGCGGGGCCGTGACGAGGCCCGGGGCGAGGCGCGCCCACGCCTCGGCGGCATTCGTCCCGCAAGACATGATGCTGCTCGAGACGGATGCCCCCTCGCTCGGAGTCGAGGGGATCGAGCCCGGAGGGACCGAACCGATGCATGTCGCCCTGGTTGCCGGAGCCGTCGCCCGCATCCGGGGGGTGACCCCTGAATCCGTGGCCGGGACTACGGCCGCGAATGCCCGGAGACTCTTCGGTGGGCGTTGA
- a CDS encoding DUF4282 domain-containing protein — protein sequence MAGNRGFFGSLFDFSFRSFVFPKLVSFLYFVLFALLTLCAAGIIAGAFLGYASEYEVSPWIVLAVTPFVYLLYLVILRMGLETAIVLFRIYENTTRIAERSQDQGQG from the coding sequence GTGGCCGGGAACAGGGGGTTCTTCGGTTCTCTCTTCGACTTCTCGTTCAGATCCTTCGTCTTCCCCAAGCTCGTGAGCTTCCTGTACTTCGTGCTGTTCGCACTGCTCACGCTGTGCGCGGCGGGGATCATCGCTGGCGCTTTCCTTGGATATGCGAGCGAGTACGAGGTCTCCCCGTGGATCGTGCTCGCAGTGACTCCGTTCGTCTATCTGCTGTATCTCGTGATCCTGAGGATGGGGCTGGAGACGGCCATCGTGCTCTTCAGGATCTACGAGAACACCACCAGGATCGCGGAACGGAGCCAGGACCAGGGCCAGGGCTGA
- a CDS encoding YitT family protein, with protein sequence MGVFLKHTAGREIRGYAGMLAGSVLYGAAYSWFLFPFRVSPGGVGGLSQILYRFTSLPESFWMLCFNIPLFILGWISIGRQFGLKSFVGAMVSTGMCWVFMPSHFSFLPDYASLVHNLAGAGEPARLAFFLDGRNPVDILLASIAGSTGLGIGLGIIFRFGGSTGGTDIPVAILRKYTGLSMSSGYWVVESLIILASGFAFSDAPLVIWAYLNLFLCSRMTDLAAEGMPYVRAAFIISSKSESIRDAILEELDRGVTFLKAEGGFARRPKEVIYVCVHRRQVRLLEEIVRSIDPHAFMVLHDAYDVMGYGFRRRTLAFDDPQE encoded by the coding sequence ATGGGCGTCTTCCTGAAGCACACGGCGGGCCGCGAGATCAGGGGCTACGCCGGCATGCTGGCCGGATCGGTGCTCTACGGCGCCGCGTACTCGTGGTTCCTCTTCCCGTTCCGTGTCTCGCCGGGCGGCGTGGGCGGGCTCTCCCAGATCCTCTACAGGTTCACGTCCCTCCCCGAGAGCTTCTGGATGCTATGCTTCAACATCCCGCTGTTCATCCTGGGATGGATCTCCATCGGGCGGCAGTTCGGCCTCAAGAGTTTCGTCGGTGCGATGGTCTCGACAGGCATGTGCTGGGTCTTCATGCCCTCTCACTTCTCGTTCCTGCCGGACTATGCCTCGCTCGTCCACAACCTCGCCGGTGCGGGCGAACCGGCGAGGCTCGCCTTCTTCCTCGACGGCCGGAACCCCGTCGACATCCTGCTCGCGAGCATAGCCGGATCGACGGGTCTCGGGATCGGCCTCGGCATCATCTTCAGGTTCGGCGGATCCACCGGGGGAACCGACATCCCCGTGGCCATCCTCAGAAAGTACACCGGGCTCTCGATGAGCAGCGGCTACTGGGTGGTCGAGTCGCTCATCATCCTCGCGTCGGGCTTCGCCTTCTCCGACGCCCCCCTCGTCATCTGGGCCTACCTGAACCTGTTCCTCTGCTCGAGGATGACCGACCTGGCGGCCGAGGGGATGCCGTACGTGAGGGCGGCCTTCATCATCTCGTCGAAGTCGGAGAGCATACGTGACGCGATCCTCGAGGAGCTGGACCGCGGCGTCACCTTCCTCAAGGCCGAGGGCGGCTTCGCCCGCAGGCCGAAGGAGGTGATCTACGTCTGCGTCCACAGGCGTCAGGTCAGGCTCCTCGAGGAGATAGTGAGGAGCATCGATCCGCACGCGTTCATGGTCCTCCACGATGCGTACGACGTGATGGGATACGGATTCAGGAGGCGGACGCTCGCCTTCGACGACCCGCAGGAGTGA
- the guaA gene encoding glutamine-hydrolyzing GMP synthase, with the protein MIHAGGVAILDFGSQYTQLIARRTREAGVYCEIFPGDASLERILSIGPSAMILSGGPSSVYEEGSPRPAPGVLESELPILGVCYGMQLIALHDGGSVEGGNAREYGPARVSPVPGSALMLGIGEGLTAWMSHGDRVTAMPPGYSAAASTSSLPVAAMENPSRRRYCVQFHPEVVHTEFGPQVLSNFLFSIGGLLPDWSMERFRGEAVERIRKDVGPGGRVILGLSGGVDSSVVAALLHEAVPDRFTPIFVDTGLLRKGERESVEDTFRGHFGMDLVSVDASREFLSALSGEADPERKRKIIGRVFIEVFEKAAQGVGGITHLAQGTLYPDVIESVSFRGPSATIKSHHNVGGLPERMNLRLIEPLRELFKDEVRRLGRELGLPAHILGRHPFPGPGLAVRIPGPVEARDLDLLREVDAVFTDYLVEKGLYDSIWQAFAVLLPVRTVGVMGDQRTYERVAALRAVTSTDGMTADWYRMDPAHMAAISSEIVNRVTGVSRVVYDISSKPPATIEWE; encoded by the coding sequence ATGATCCATGCCGGAGGCGTCGCGATCCTCGATTTCGGCTCCCAGTACACCCAGCTCATAGCCCGCAGGACGAGGGAGGCGGGGGTCTACTGCGAGATCTTCCCGGGAGACGCATCCCTCGAGCGGATCCTCTCCATCGGACCCTCCGCCATGATCCTCTCCGGAGGGCCCAGCAGCGTGTACGAGGAGGGATCGCCCAGGCCGGCGCCGGGCGTCCTCGAATCGGAGCTCCCCATCCTCGGCGTCTGCTACGGGATGCAGCTCATCGCGCTGCATGACGGCGGATCGGTAGAGGGCGGGAATGCGCGCGAGTACGGGCCGGCCAGGGTGAGCCCGGTACCCGGTTCGGCTCTCATGCTCGGCATCGGTGAAGGGCTCACCGCCTGGATGAGCCATGGCGACAGGGTTACCGCCATGCCCCCGGGCTACTCGGCGGCCGCCTCTACTTCGAGCCTCCCGGTAGCGGCGATGGAGAACCCGTCCCGCCGGAGGTACTGCGTCCAGTTCCACCCCGAGGTGGTCCACACCGAGTTCGGCCCGCAGGTGCTCTCGAACTTCCTCTTCTCGATCGGGGGGCTCTTGCCCGACTGGAGCATGGAGAGGTTCAGGGGAGAGGCGGTCGAGCGGATCAGGAAGGATGTCGGGCCGGGGGGCAGGGTGATACTCGGCCTCTCCGGCGGGGTCGATTCGTCCGTGGTGGCCGCGCTGCTGCACGAAGCGGTCCCCGACCGGTTCACCCCCATCTTCGTCGACACCGGGCTCCTCAGGAAGGGCGAGCGCGAGTCGGTGGAGGACACCTTCAGGGGGCACTTCGGGATGGACCTCGTCTCCGTCGACGCATCCCGCGAATTCCTGTCGGCCCTCTCGGGCGAGGCGGATCCCGAGCGCAAGCGGAAGATCATCGGCCGCGTCTTCATAGAGGTGTTCGAGAAGGCAGCCCAGGGCGTGGGCGGCATAACGCACCTCGCCCAGGGGACGCTGTATCCCGACGTGATCGAGAGCGTCTCGTTCCGCGGGCCGTCGGCCACCATCAAGAGCCATCACAACGTGGGCGGTCTGCCCGAGCGGATGAACCTCCGTCTCATCGAACCCCTGAGGGAGCTCTTCAAGGACGAGGTCAGGCGGCTTGGCCGCGAACTCGGGCTGCCCGCGCACATTCTCGGAAGGCACCCCTTCCCGGGGCCCGGCCTGGCAGTGCGGATCCCCGGACCCGTCGAAGCCCGGGATCTCGACCTCCTGAGGGAGGTCGACGCCGTCTTCACCGACTACCTCGTGGAGAAGGGGCTGTACGACTCGATATGGCAGGCCTTCGCCGTGCTGCTCCCGGTTCGCACCGTCGGCGTGATGGGCGATCAGCGCACGTACGAGCGCGTGGCCGCCCTCAGGGCCGTGACCTCCACCGACGGCATGACGGCCGACTGGTACAGGATGGATCCCGCGCACATGGCGGCCATCTCCTCCGAGATCGTCAACAGGGTGACCGGCGTGAGCAGGGTGGTCTACGACATCTCATCCAAGCCACCCGCCACCATAGAGTGGGAATGA
- the purF gene encoding amidophosphoribosyltransferase → MSLHEYCGLCGVTGDAEALALVAEGLHAQQHRGQEAAGILVRKDGGLEVHKGLGLVAQVMGGVPEDWRSGGITAAMGHVRYGTFGSGSVLNAQPLLVSINGNQTGIAHNGTISNASVLRADLERQGAIFQTNSDTEVVLHLMSRNLEASGHEMGTALEMALGSLEGAFCLLLMTMEGMYAVRDPLGFRPLNLGRITGGGWAVASETIAFPLCCAEYVREIEPGEILFLPSGPGEPSSRRFGARHGLFGGSDRLAQCIFEHVYFARPGSYVFGDSVYEVRLRMGARLAVEAPAACDVVMPVPDSGMFAAIGYSRQLGIEFDMGFTRNHYVGRTFIDPTTARRAAMVTRKLQPIPEAVKGRRICVVEDSIVRGTTSRARIKALREAGASEVHMRVSCPPHRFGCYFGIDFPEPSQLIANKFSVDEICGLLDLDSLAYLSEEGMLGCVKAHRPSDYCTACFSGDYRVTPPASGGIPRSCGG, encoded by the coding sequence GTGAGCCTCCACGAGTACTGCGGTCTCTGCGGAGTCACCGGTGATGCCGAGGCTCTGGCCCTGGTGGCCGAGGGCCTGCATGCGCAGCAGCACCGCGGGCAGGAGGCCGCCGGCATCCTGGTGAGGAAGGACGGCGGGCTCGAGGTCCACAAGGGGCTCGGGCTCGTGGCGCAGGTCATGGGCGGGGTGCCGGAGGACTGGAGATCCGGCGGGATCACGGCGGCGATGGGCCACGTGCGGTACGGAACCTTCGGCAGCGGCTCGGTGCTCAACGCCCAGCCCCTGCTGGTCAGCATCAACGGCAACCAGACCGGCATCGCGCACAACGGCACCATCAGCAACGCCTCGGTGCTCAGGGCCGATCTCGAGAGACAGGGCGCCATCTTCCAGACCAACTCCGACACCGAGGTCGTGCTCCACCTGATGTCGCGCAACCTCGAGGCCTCGGGCCACGAAATGGGCACCGCTCTGGAAATGGCCCTGGGGTCGCTCGAAGGGGCGTTCTGCCTGCTGCTCATGACGATGGAGGGCATGTACGCGGTCCGCGATCCGCTCGGGTTCAGACCGCTCAACCTCGGCAGGATCACAGGGGGCGGATGGGCCGTGGCGAGCGAGACCATCGCGTTCCCGCTCTGCTGCGCCGAATACGTCAGGGAGATCGAACCGGGCGAGATCCTGTTCCTCCCCTCCGGCCCGGGGGAGCCCTCCTCGAGGAGGTTCGGGGCCAGGCACGGCCTCTTCGGCGGAAGCGACAGGCTGGCCCAGTGCATCTTCGAGCACGTCTACTTCGCCAGGCCGGGCAGCTACGTCTTCGGCGACAGCGTGTACGAGGTGAGGCTCCGGATGGGGGCCAGGCTCGCAGTCGAGGCGCCCGCGGCCTGCGACGTGGTCATGCCCGTGCCCGACAGCGGCATGTTCGCCGCGATAGGCTACTCGAGGCAGCTCGGCATCGAGTTCGACATGGGTTTCACCAGGAACCACTATGTGGGCAGGACCTTCATCGATCCCACCACGGCCCGCAGGGCGGCGATGGTGACGCGCAAGCTCCAGCCCATCCCCGAGGCGGTGAAGGGCAGGAGGATCTGCGTCGTGGAGGACAGCATAGTCAGGGGTACCACCAGCAGGGCCAGGATCAAGGCGCTCCGCGAGGCCGGCGCCAGCGAGGTCCATATGAGGGTTAGCTGTCCTCCGCACAGGTTCGGCTGCTATTTCGGCATCGACTTCCCGGAGCCCTCCCAGCTCATCGCCAACAAGTTCAGCGTGGACGAGATCTGCGGCCTGCTCGACCTCGACTCGCTCGCCTACCTCTCCGAGGAGGGGATGCTCGGCTGCGTGAAGGCCCACAGGCCTTCCGACTACTGCACCGCCTGCTTCAGCGGCGACTACCGGGTGACGCCGCCTGCTTCGGGCGGCATACCGAGATCCTGCGGAGGATGA
- a CDS encoding CTP synthase: MDRTRIVFVTGGVVSSLGKGITAASIALLLKQRGYRVTLQKLDPYLNVDPGTMSPYQHGEVFVTDDGAETDLDLGHYERFAGIRCTRSSNFTAGRIYLNVLSRERRGDYLGKTVQVIPHITDEIKASITNGFSGGADIAIVEIGGTAGDIESQPFLEAIRQLAAEVGRENSVFVHLTLIPYLRASGELKTKPSQQSAGILREIGIIPDILICRTEKPLEEEHFEKLALFCSLPRKAVVQELDVSGSIYEVPVQLAGQHLDELILQRLGLPEGELDLSEWEAMLARAVAPAGGQVRIAVVGKYMSMRDAYKSVFEAIRHAAAGAGLRVSIEGVEAEELAGPGGASKLDGMDGILVPGGFGYRGIEGKIEAVARAREGGIPFLGICLGMQCAVIETARNQAGMTSANSTEFDQGTPFPVISLMSEQQCVTDKGGTMRLGAWPCRLAEGSAAAAAYGSTEISERHRHRFEFNQSFRDALEKAGMVCTGLSPDGTLVEVVERPGHPWFVACQFHPEFKSTPLVPHPLFSAFVEAAARRAGR, from the coding sequence TTGGATCGCACGAGGATAGTGTTCGTGACGGGCGGAGTGGTTTCCTCCCTGGGCAAGGGGATCACGGCCGCCTCGATAGCCCTTCTCCTGAAGCAGCGCGGCTACCGCGTGACGCTCCAGAAGCTCGATCCGTACCTGAACGTCGACCCGGGCACCATGTCGCCGTACCAGCACGGCGAGGTGTTCGTCACCGACGACGGCGCGGAGACCGACCTCGACCTCGGCCACTACGAGAGGTTCGCCGGCATCAGGTGCACCCGCAGCAGCAACTTCACCGCCGGGCGCATCTACCTCAACGTCCTGTCCCGCGAGCGCAGGGGTGACTACCTGGGGAAGACGGTCCAGGTCATCCCGCACATCACCGACGAGATAAAGGCCTCGATAACGAACGGCTTCTCCGGAGGCGCCGACATCGCCATCGTCGAGATAGGCGGCACCGCCGGCGACATCGAGTCGCAGCCATTCCTCGAGGCGATAAGGCAGCTCGCGGCCGAGGTGGGCAGGGAGAACTCCGTGTTCGTCCACCTCACCCTCATCCCGTATCTGAGGGCCTCGGGCGAGCTCAAGACGAAGCCCTCCCAGCAGAGCGCCGGGATACTCAGGGAGATAGGCATCATACCCGACATCCTGATCTGCAGAACTGAGAAACCCCTGGAGGAGGAACACTTCGAGAAGCTGGCACTCTTCTGCAGCCTCCCCAGGAAGGCCGTGGTCCAGGAGCTGGACGTTTCGGGGTCTATCTACGAGGTCCCCGTCCAGCTCGCCGGGCAGCACCTCGACGAACTCATCCTGCAGAGGCTCGGCCTGCCCGAAGGGGAGCTCGACCTCTCGGAGTGGGAGGCGATGCTCGCCAGGGCCGTTGCGCCCGCCGGCGGGCAGGTGAGGATCGCCGTCGTCGGCAAGTACATGTCGATGAGGGACGCCTACAAGAGCGTCTTCGAGGCCATCCGCCACGCAGCCGCGGGAGCCGGGCTCCGCGTCTCGATCGAGGGCGTGGAGGCCGAGGAGCTGGCCGGCCCGGGAGGGGCGTCGAAGCTCGACGGAATGGACGGGATACTCGTCCCGGGAGGCTTCGGCTACCGCGGGATAGAGGGCAAGATCGAGGCCGTGGCGAGGGCCCGGGAGGGCGGCATCCCGTTCCTCGGGATCTGCCTCGGGATGCAGTGCGCCGTGATCGAGACCGCCAGGAACCAGGCCGGCATGACCTCGGCCAACAGCACCGAGTTCGACCAGGGCACGCCTTTCCCGGTCATCTCCCTGATGTCGGAGCAGCAGTGCGTCACCGACAAGGGCGGCACCATGAGGCTGGGGGCGTGGCCGTGCAGGCTCGCGGAGGGCTCGGCCGCCGCCGCCGCCTACGGTTCCACGGAGATCTCCGAGCGGCACAGGCACAGGTTCGAGTTCAACCAGTCGTTCAGGGACGCGCTCGAGAAGGCGGGGATGGTCTGCACCGGCCTTTCCCCCGACGGGACACTGGTTGAGGTCGTGGAGAGGCCCGGCCATCCGTGGTTCGTCGCCTGCCAGTTCCATCCCGAGTTCAAGTCGACCCCCCTGGTTCCTCACCCGCTGTTCTCCGCCTTCGTCGAGGCCGCAGCCCGGAGGGCCGGCAGGTGA